CACCATCGCAGCTATATTGGTAGCGAGCTTCGAGATTGCTGTGGTCATGATGATGTTCACCATGATGAAGCTCTTCGTCATGATGTTTCTCGCCGTGATGCTCATGGCTGTGCTCTTCATGCGCGTGGTGATGCTCAAGTTGAGCAGCATCGGCTACTTCAAAAGGCAACTCAAGCTGTTGCTCGACCAGCTTGCAGTTAGCGCCGTTAAAGCTAAATTGCGCTGTTGCTTCGAAGGATTTGATCGCAGTTGCGTAGGCTTGACGCTGCTGCTTGGTTTCGGGTTGATGCTCAAAACCCACCAGATTAGCAAGAGGAGATTCGACTTCGACTTCGATGAGTCCCTCTTGCTGCACCAGATTGAGATGGGCAATGCCATGCTGATGGGCACCAGATTGCGCCAATACGCCACTGGAAAGGCAACTACAACTCAGCACAATTAACGACAATGCGAGGGTTCGTTTCTGGTTCATGCGGGTGTTTTCTCTTGTGATATATCGTTGTCAATTTAGTTGGCGACAGCCAGCTTCTCTTCGGCGCTGGTGACCTTGACAAAAATGGATCTGAATTTAGATACCGTTTGGCCAGCAACGTTAGCGGTTAGTTTGCCACGCAACACAAATATTCCCGTTTTACCCGGGGCAATATTGA
The genomic region above belongs to Ferrimonas lipolytica and contains:
- a CDS encoding ZrgA family zinc uptake protein, producing MNQKRTLALSLIVLSCSCLSSGVLAQSGAHQHGIAHLNLVQQEGLIEVEVESPLANLVGFEHQPETKQQRQAYATAIKSFEATAQFSFNGANCKLVEQQLELPFEVADAAQLEHHHAHEEHSHEHHGEKHHDEELHHGEHHHDHSNLEARYQYSCDGVVTSVKVALFELMPQLETIKSQWFSQQAQGSTNLSKEAAVLNLK